A window of the Methanoregula sp. genome harbors these coding sequences:
- a CDS encoding cation:proton antiporter gives MNLMLAAVIVVILSIVLLYIGNHFRLPSIVSFLIIGMLLGPFGFGLITDQSAIETFGEIGIILLLFTIGLEFSFEKLLRSWRTVIIGGLLQVTTTIVAITLVTSYFKLPFNEALVFGFIVSLSSTAIVMKILQERGEVDTLQGRTLLGILIFQDLAIIPMILITPLLVGSSGPDLDRLPYQIGKVAGLLLVIIILAKWIIPAFLYRVARQKNRELFFITIAGTCLVIGWLTNEAGLSVTLGAFVAGLIIGESDYNIDALSHIIPFRDVFAAIFFLSIGMLLNTRTVFADLNWIILIVIIILSVKILTGVFSAAVLGLPARVCIFTGLALCQIGEFSFVLAKTGLDSHLITDGLYQLFLAGAIITMALTPFTMNASPRIVELFYRISPKRALRPGHAETDASTGRFLSGHMIIAGYGATGKSVARAAEITGIPYMVIELNPEIIRKEKTSRHPHFIFGDAAQREVLEHAGIYNARALVVVVSEEEAIPRIVHLARQLSPHIHIVARIRHIRHTQKLLDIGADEVVSEEFEAAREIFTRALRKYHLPETEIQKIVSRLQKWGYAKFIKNPENGATKSSIDTLLHSLRIHTLLVEPGSYSDGKIIADLDIRNRFGIADFGFRHGEKTVFDPEDSQEITAGDALIIFASDDKVEEIYPLLFKKPDR, from the coding sequence ATGAACCTGATGCTTGCCGCGGTCATCGTCGTCATCCTGTCCATCGTGCTCCTGTATATCGGCAATCACTTCCGGCTCCCGAGTATTGTTTCATTCCTTATCATCGGGATGCTGCTCGGGCCGTTTGGGTTTGGCCTCATCACCGACCAGTCTGCTATCGAGACCTTTGGCGAGATTGGGATCATCCTTCTGCTCTTTACAATCGGCCTTGAGTTCTCGTTCGAAAAGCTCCTGCGTTCATGGCGGACGGTCATCATTGGCGGGCTGCTCCAGGTAACAACAACCATCGTCGCAATCACCCTTGTCACCTCGTATTTCAAGCTCCCGTTCAATGAAGCGCTTGTCTTTGGGTTCATTGTATCCCTTTCCAGTACAGCAATTGTGATGAAGATCCTGCAGGAACGCGGGGAAGTGGATACGCTCCAGGGCAGGACACTCCTTGGGATCCTCATCTTCCAGGACCTGGCAATCATCCCGATGATCCTCATAACACCACTCCTGGTGGGCAGCAGCGGTCCTGACCTGGACCGGCTCCCTTACCAGATTGGAAAAGTTGCCGGGCTCCTTCTCGTCATCATTATCCTTGCCAAATGGATCATCCCAGCTTTCCTGTACCGGGTTGCCCGCCAGAAGAACCGCGAGCTGTTCTTCATTACCATAGCCGGCACCTGCCTGGTTATCGGGTGGCTGACGAACGAGGCCGGCCTCTCGGTCACGCTGGGGGCTTTTGTGGCTGGCCTGATTATCGGGGAATCTGATTACAATATTGATGCACTCAGCCACATCATCCCGTTCCGGGATGTCTTTGCAGCAATATTTTTCCTCTCTATTGGCATGCTCCTTAATACCCGTACCGTCTTTGCGGATCTTAACTGGATCATCCTTATCGTCATCATCATCCTGTCCGTCAAGATCCTGACGGGGGTTTTTTCAGCCGCAGTCCTTGGCCTGCCCGCCCGGGTCTGCATCTTTACCGGGCTTGCACTCTGCCAGATAGGGGAGTTTTCCTTTGTGCTCGCAAAGACCGGTCTTGATTCCCATCTCATCACTGACGGACTCTACCAGCTTTTTCTTGCCGGGGCGATCATCACCATGGCGCTGACCCCTTTTACGATGAACGCCTCCCCGCGAATTGTCGAACTGTTTTACCGGATTAGCCCAAAACGGGCATTACGGCCCGGGCACGCGGAGACGGATGCCAGTACCGGGAGATTCCTCTCCGGCCATATGATCATTGCCGGGTATGGTGCAACCGGTAAAAGCGTTGCACGGGCTGCCGAGATCACCGGGATTCCTTATATGGTGATCGAGCTGAACCCGGAAATTATCCGGAAAGAGAAAACGTCCCGTCATCCCCATTTCATTTTCGGGGATGCAGCCCAGCGCGAAGTGCTCGAACATGCGGGAATATACAATGCACGGGCGCTCGTTGTTGTAGTATCGGAGGAGGAAGCAATACCTCGTATCGTCCACCTGGCCCGGCAGCTTTCGCCCCATATCCATATCGTGGCCCGGATACGTCATATCCGGCATACGCAGAAGCTTCTCGATATCGGTGCAGATGAGGTGGTATCCGAAGAATTCGAGGCTGCACGGGAGATCTTTACCCGGGCGCTGCGGAAATATCATCTGCCCGAGACCGAGATACAGAAGATTGTTTCCCGCCTTCAGAAATGGGGGTATGCAAAATTTATCAAGAATCCGGAGAACGGTGCAACAAAATCCAGCATAGATACCCTGCTGCATTCCCTCCGGATACATACCCTTCTTGTTGAACCCGGTTCTTACTCTGACGGAAAGATCATAGCCGATCTGGATATCAGGAATCGTTTCGGCATTGCAGATTTCGGGTTCCGGCACGGCGAGAAGACCGTTTTTGATCCCGAGGATTCCCAGGAGATTACTGCAGGAGATGCACTGATCATTTTTGCATCCGATGATAAAGTCGAAGAAATCTATCCCCTTCTCTTTAAAAAGCCAGACCGGTGA
- a CDS encoding propionyl-CoA synthetase, with protein MSGEYEQAFHESVTYPEKFWGAAATKVKWYRNYDKVLTSDNPPFYRWFEGGMLNSCYNALDYHVEQGHKDRIALIYDSPVTKTVKKFTYGDLRDLVARCAGGLQALGVEKGDRVVIYMPMIPEAVIAMLACARIGAIHSVVFGGFASRELATRIEDAKPRVIVSASCGIEVNRIIPYKPLLDAALAQCTHKPSKCILVQRKEAPVDLVPARDLLWETLLEAEPAACVPVSSTDPLYLLYTSGTTGKPKGVLRDNGGHLVALTWSMENIYGVRPGEVYWAASDIGWVVGHSYIVYGPLFFGCTTILYEGKSVGTPDPGAFWRVIAEHGVSVLFCAPTAFRAIRKEDPDGVYIKKYDLSRFRMLFLAGERCDPDTLLWAGAQLKVPVIDHWWQTETGWAIGANCVGLEMLPVKPGSCTKPVPGYAISVLDASGRNTPVGETGNVVVKLPLPPGCFTTLWNNDTDFVKTYFSAYPGYYLTSDAGFMDDDGYLWIMGRTDDIINVAGHRLSTGAMEEVLASHPDVAECAVSAVHDPVKGEVPLGFVVLKAGSDRTQERIEPELIALVRQKIGPIASFKSAAVVKRLPKTRSGKILRGTIKKIADGIPYTVPATIDDPQILDEIAGILKKMGYPRR; from the coding sequence ATGAGCGGGGAGTATGAACAGGCATTCCATGAATCGGTAACCTATCCGGAAAAATTCTGGGGTGCTGCGGCAACAAAGGTCAAGTGGTACCGGAATTATGATAAGGTTCTCACCAGCGATAATCCGCCATTTTACCGGTGGTTTGAAGGGGGCATGCTGAATTCGTGTTATAATGCCCTTGATTATCATGTTGAGCAGGGACACAAAGATCGGATCGCATTGATCTACGACAGCCCGGTAACAAAAACCGTAAAAAAATTTACTTACGGCGATCTGCGGGATCTCGTGGCACGCTGTGCTGGTGGCTTACAGGCGCTTGGCGTTGAGAAAGGGGACCGGGTTGTTATCTATATGCCTATGATTCCTGAGGCAGTAATTGCAATGCTGGCATGCGCCCGGATAGGAGCCATCCACTCCGTGGTCTTTGGGGGTTTTGCCTCCCGCGAGCTTGCTACCCGGATCGAAGATGCAAAACCGCGTGTCATCGTGTCTGCCTCGTGTGGCATCGAAGTCAACCGCATAATTCCCTACAAACCCCTGCTCGATGCAGCTCTCGCGCAATGCACCCACAAACCCTCAAAATGTATTCTGGTGCAGCGCAAAGAGGCGCCGGTTGATCTTGTACCGGCAAGAGATTTGTTATGGGAGACCCTCCTGGAGGCTGAACCCGCTGCCTGTGTGCCCGTGAGTTCCACCGATCCTCTCTACCTGCTCTATACCTCGGGCACTACCGGAAAACCCAAAGGTGTGCTGAGAGATAACGGGGGGCATCTTGTTGCACTTACCTGGAGCATGGAGAATATTTACGGGGTCCGGCCCGGAGAAGTGTACTGGGCTGCATCGGACATTGGCTGGGTTGTCGGCCACTCGTATATTGTCTACGGGCCGCTGTTTTTCGGGTGTACTACCATCCTCTATGAAGGAAAATCGGTTGGCACACCTGATCCCGGAGCCTTCTGGCGGGTTATTGCCGAACACGGCGTATCCGTGTTGTTCTGTGCACCGACAGCGTTTCGCGCGATAAGGAAGGAAGATCCCGATGGCGTGTACATAAAAAAGTACGACCTGTCACGGTTCAGAATGCTGTTTTTAGCTGGTGAACGGTGTGATCCCGATACACTGCTCTGGGCCGGGGCACAACTTAAGGTGCCGGTCATCGATCACTGGTGGCAGACCGAGACCGGCTGGGCGATCGGTGCAAACTGCGTTGGCCTTGAGATGCTTCCTGTTAAACCCGGTTCATGCACCAAACCGGTGCCGGGTTATGCTATTTCCGTTCTTGATGCTTCGGGCAGGAACACCCCTGTTGGAGAAACCGGAAATGTCGTGGTAAAATTGCCGCTCCCCCCCGGTTGTTTCACCACTCTCTGGAACAACGATACCGATTTTGTCAAGACCTACTTCTCGGCATATCCCGGGTATTACCTGACATCGGATGCCGGGTTCATGGATGATGACGGGTATCTCTGGATCATGGGCCGGACCGATGATATCATCAATGTTGCCGGACACCGGCTCTCTACCGGAGCAATGGAAGAGGTGCTTGCATCGCACCCGGATGTTGCCGAGTGTGCGGTCTCCGCGGTCCATGATCCGGTCAAGGGTGAAGTGCCGCTGGGGTTTGTTGTCTTAAAAGCCGGTTCAGACAGAACTCAGGAGCGTATCGAACCCGAACTTATTGCGCTCGTGCGGCAGAAAATCGGCCCCATTGCATCGTTTAAATCTGCTGCAGTTGTAAAACGTCTTCCCAAGACCCGGTCGGGAAAGATCCTGCGGGGCACGATAAAAAAGATTGCTGACGGGATCCCGTACACGGTACCGGCTACCATCGATGACCCCCAGATCCTCGATGAGATCGCCGGCATTCTTAAAAAAATGGGCTACCCGAGACGGTAA